The following is a genomic window from Planctomycetia bacterium.
CTCGGGATTGAATGCATCCAGCAGAACGCCGCACACGCCGGCGTCCGCGAACCGGCGCACATCGTCAACGAACGCCTTGTATCGCACCGACATCGCCTTGATCACGCGCAGCCCGCCAAGCTGACCGACCATCGCCGGCGGCTCGTCGCCGTGAAGCTGCACCGTTGAGATTCCCACCTCTGCAGCGATCCTGAGGATCGTCGCCGCCCGTGAATTCACAAAGACCCCGACCGCACTGACGAAGGGCGGCAGCGATGCGACAATCTCCCGCGTCTGCCGCGTCGAAACGCGCCTGGGCGAATCCGCAAAGACAAGACCGATCGCATCCGCGCCCGCCTCGGCGACCGCCATCGCATCTTCAAGTCGCGTGATCCCGCAAATCTTGATTCGCACCATGTGAATCGTCGCCTGATAAATCCGAGCCGCCCGGTTTGCCGTCGGCCGAAGACTCAGCGTACCATGCAGACGATCAGCGGGGAACACGCCCGCTACCCGCGAATTACAAAGGACGCCGTCATGCCCAAGGATTGGGTCATTCCACCACCCGCCGCCCAGCGCGACGACCTCGCCCGAACGCTCCGCATCTCGCCCATCGTCGCCCAGGCCCTGTGCAATCGCGGCGTAACCGATGCCGCCGTCGCCCGGCAGTT
Proteins encoded in this region:
- a CDS encoding phosphoribosylanthranilate isomerase codes for the protein MVRIKICGITRLEDAMAVAEAGADAIGLVFADSPRRVSTRQTREIVASLPPFVSAVGVFVNSRAATILRIAAEVGISTVQLHGDEPPAMVGQLGGLRVIKAMSVRYKAFVDDVRRFADAGVCGVLLDAFNPEARGGTGKRFDWDLVAGAREAGALDDAPPIILAGGLTSANVAAGIRRIHPWAVDASSGVESSPGIKDAEAIGRFVAAVGKGRT